One window from the genome of Saccopteryx leptura isolate mSacLep1 chromosome 8, mSacLep1_pri_phased_curated, whole genome shotgun sequence encodes:
- the WDR53 gene encoding WD repeat-containing protein 53 isoform X1, giving the protein MLTGIGCLGVTSSRGAEQGNGKSRIFWAIMAVKWTGGHSSPILCLNASAEGLVASGAEGGDLMTWSEDGTPLGHTHFQGADDVTSVLFSLSCPTKLYASHGETISILDVRSLKSSLDHFHVNEEEINCLSLNETENLLASADDSGAIKILDLENKKVSRSLKRHSNICSSVAFRPQRPQSLVSCGLDMQVILWNLQKARPLWITNLQEDETEEMESLQSPGQLLNPALAHSVSVASCGNIFSCGAEDGKVRIFRVMGVKCEQELGFKGHALGVSQVCFLPESYFLLTGGNDGKIMLWDVSSGVEKKKKSPTKHFHRKNTKRATYTKQGENSDASVTDEEQGKMLPKLTIEHGEKLNSLLSTKIKGHQNILVADQTSCISVYPLKEF; this is encoded by the exons AATCTTCTGGGCCATTATGGCTGTCAAGTGGACTGGTGGACATTCTTCTCCTATTCTCTGTTTGAATGCAAGTGCAGAAGGGCTAGTGGCTTCTGGAGCAGAGGGTGGAGATCTCATGACTTGGAGTGAAGATGGGACTCCACTGGGACACACACACTTTCAAGGGGCCGATGATGTTACCAGTgtcctattctctctctcctgccccaccaAGCTCTATGCTTCTCATGGAGAAACCATTAGCATACTGGATGTCAGATCCCTCAAAAGTTCCCTGGACCATTTTCATgtgaatgaagaagaaataaattgccTTTCATTGAATGAAACTGAAAACCTGTTGGCTTCTGCTGATGACTCTGGAGCAATCAAAATCCTagacttggaaaataagaaagttAGCAGATCACTGAAGAGACATTCCAATATCTGTTCTTCTGTGGCTTTTCGGCCCCAGAGGCCTCAGAGCCTGGTGTCATGTGGACTCGATATGCAG GTGATACTTTGGAACCTTCAGAAAGCCCGGCCACTTTGGATTACAAATTTACAGGAGGATGAAACAGAGGAAATGGAGAGTCTACAATCACCTGGTCAGCTTTTAAACCCTGCTCTTGCCCATTCTGTATCTGTGGCATCTTGTGGCAATATTTTTAGTTGTGGTGCTGAAGATGGTAAGGTTCGAATCTTTAGGGTGATGGGAGTCAAGTGTGAACAGGAACTGGGATTTAAGGGCCACGCTTTGGGGGTATCTCAGGTCTGCTTTCTGCCAGAATCCTATTTTCTGCTTACTGGAGGGAATGATGGGAAGATAATGTTGTGGGATGTGAGCAGTGgagttgagaaaaaaaagaagagtcctACAAAACATTTCCACAGGAAGAACACTAAGAGAGCAACTTACACCAAGCAGGGTGAAAACAGTGATGCCTCAGTAACAGATGAAGAACAGGGCAAAATGTTACCAAAGCTAACTATTGAGCATGGAGAAAAACTGAACTCGCTCCTGAGTACAAAAATAAAGGGTCACCAAAATATATTAGTAGCTGATCAAACTAGTTGCATATCTGTATATcccttaaaagaattttaa